DNA from Drosophila suzukii chromosome 2R, CBGP_Dsuzu_IsoJpt1.0, whole genome shotgun sequence:
aaaattagaaattgGTATTTAAAGCATTTGCTTCCAATGGTACATATTTTTGGTATACACTTGAACGAACTCCTCTTTATTGGTCTACAAAACTAGGATACATCTGAAATtctggaatttaaaaattaatttaatcagAAAAACCCTTAAACGTCATGTCtctaaaatgtatttttgaaACCAGAAATCTCAGTTCCTtagaatttagaataaaagagtgggatttaaattaattatatccGATGACACATGTTTTTGGTGCACACTCATACGAACAGTAGATATCGCGTAAGGAAAACTTTGACaattttaaacatttgttGAATCTTAACAAATGAGTTAACaaacataattttaaaattacaaGATTTGAAATGAGATCTTTTTAAAATCAACCAGTGTTAAAACGTTAACGATTAATTTGGCAGCTAAAATGTCACATTGGTAAAGATTGTCATTAATCAAACTTCGCTATGATTTGTTGCTTAGTAAGCGAgacaaaagaaaacaaatagTAATAAAGGACAGTTTCTCTTAGTCTATAATCGACATCTACTGCATATGGGGACACTGCACACATTCATAGGTTTCGGCTTAGGTCTAATCAAAGTACGTGGAAACAGTCGCAATAGAATAGGAAACACTATTCCCACCCGTTTCAGTGGCCCGAAGAACTGCTGTCCGTGAAGTAGGGATGCTGCATGGCGGCCTCCGCGCTAATACGCTGATTTGGCCGGCAGACGAGCAGTTTTTGCAGCAGGTCTCGACCCTTGGAGTTCAGCCTAGGCACCAGTTGGCTCCACGAGGTGATGGCCGGAAAGGCTGTCgagtaaaaaaaaaggaaaatcagAGTCTTAACAAGAAGTTAACATCGGACTCCATACATGGAAGCGCCACGTAGTCAGAGAGGTGCGATACCCCCGGCCAGGAGTCTTCGTTGGGGGTTCCCAGCACTCGGAAGATCTTCATCAGCTGGTCCAGCACGTCGGAGCCGGGAAACAGCGGTCGTCCAGCGTCCGCCAGCTCGGCCAAAATGCATCCAGCCGACCACATGTCTATGCTGGTTGTgtaaagcttggctccaaacAGAACATCAGGTGGTCGGTACCACAGGGTCACCACTTCTGCGGAGTAGCACTTCACGGGAATGCCGAAGGCCCGAGCCAGACCAAAGTCAGCCAGCTTCAGTTCACCATTCTTGTTGATCAGCAGGTTCTGCGGCTTTAGATcgcgatgcaggacgttgtGGCtagaatattaaaatatagTTGTTGGGTTAGTTGAGATTTCTTAACTTAGGGTACTGAAGAATAAATGGAACCAATACTCTTATGTCAATCCAATATGGTATAGTATATGTACCCAACTCTTTACATAAGAATAGAAATGGTTGTCGATATCGGTCGACTCCAATCATTTAATGGGAAACTCAGCTATACCTGTGGCAGAACGCCAATCCGCGGAGTAGTTGGAGCATGAAGCTCCTGCAGACGGCCATGTCGATCTCCCCGTTCAGGCTATCGAAGTACTTCTTGAGGTCCTGGTCACAATGCTCGAAGACCAGGGTGAGTTTCTTGTCCGAGTGAAGGACGTCTATCAGCCGCACTATGTTCTTGTGCTTCAGCTCCTGCGGGTTGAGAGGTTTGGCTAGAATCAAATCAGGTCCTAATTCAGTTCCGGACTCACCTTCAGCAGGCAGATCTCCCGGAGGGCGGAGCTGGGCACACCCTCGTCGTCCTCGTCCAGTCTCACCCGCTTCAGGGCCACTATCTCCATGGTGTCGCGGTTGCGACCCTTGAACACCGTGCCGTAAGTGCCCTCCCCGATCTTCTCCATCTTGTCGTATTTCTGCATCCTGTTTCTTGGGAGGTATTCCTCTTTTTTGGTTGCTAAAGAAGAACTCCGCGGATTATTATTTCTGCAGTTTGTTTTGCTGCCAGCAGTGTGACCGCGGAAATATCGATCAATTATACCGTACGACCCTAGGAAATATACTATTTAAATACcattaacatttttctaaaTTTACCAAACATGTTGCAGACGGTCACGCTGAGAACAGCAGATTACTGTTAACGATTTCCCTCCAATTTTTGCGAACTGTTAATTTGT
Protein-coding regions in this window:
- the Cdk5 gene encoding cyclin-dependent kinase 5 homolog, producing the protein MQKYDKMEKIGEGTYGTVFKGRNRDTMEIVALKRVRLDEDDEGVPSSALREICLLKELKHKNIVRLIDVLHSDKKLTLVFEHCDQDLKKYFDSLNGEIDMAVCRSFMLQLLRGLAFCHSHNVLHRDLKPQNLLINKNGELKLADFGLARAFGIPVKCYSAEVVTLWYRPPDVLFGAKLYTTSIDMWSAGCILAELADAGRPLFPGSDVLDQLMKIFRVLGTPNEDSWPGVSHLSDYVALPSFPAITSWSQLVPRLNSKGRDLLQKLLVCRPNQRISAEAAMQHPYFTDSSSSGH